In a single window of the Acidobacteriota bacterium genome:
- the hprK gene encoding HPr(Ser) kinase/phosphatase, with the protein MGNGLAEEDSCAIPRMFVRELLTDAGAEALAFDLMSGESGLDNVITRPRIQKPGLALAGFFEYIRRGRIQVLGNAEWTFLEERAPTERARIIAQMCRQIDGCFVLTRDLEPQAELLEETERHGVPLLRTSLSTSRAIDFLTRFLEDRLAPRVVEHGVLLDIYGLGVLLLGESGVGKSECALDLVVRGHRLVADDVVEVSRRGTQLVGTGPELTRYHMELRGVGIVNVRDLFGVAAVRLSKYVEYVVRLDPWQAGKRYDRLGLDEQSYEVMGIKLPHVEMPVGPGRNLSVLIEVAARNHLLKRKGYNPARELARRLGERVGPNARKRIDAEDLDAVTIRPENPNGEG; encoded by the coding sequence ATGGGCAACGGTTTGGCAGAAGAAGACAGCTGCGCCATTCCCCGGATGTTCGTCCGCGAATTGCTCACGGACGCTGGAGCGGAGGCCCTCGCCTTCGATCTGATGTCCGGGGAGTCGGGGCTCGACAACGTCATCACCCGGCCTCGGATTCAGAAGCCGGGCTTGGCGCTTGCCGGGTTCTTCGAATACATCCGACGGGGTCGGATCCAGGTTCTCGGAAACGCCGAATGGACGTTTCTCGAGGAACGGGCTCCGACGGAACGAGCACGCATCATCGCGCAGATGTGTCGACAGATTGACGGTTGCTTCGTGCTGACCCGCGATCTCGAGCCGCAGGCCGAGCTTCTCGAAGAAACGGAGAGGCACGGCGTTCCGTTACTGCGAACATCCCTATCGACCTCGCGCGCGATCGACTTCCTGACCCGCTTCCTGGAGGATCGGCTGGCCCCTCGTGTGGTGGAACACGGTGTTCTACTCGACATCTATGGATTGGGCGTGCTCCTTCTCGGAGAGAGCGGGGTCGGAAAGAGCGAGTGCGCTCTCGATCTGGTGGTTCGTGGTCATCGTCTCGTTGCCGACGATGTCGTCGAGGTCAGTCGGAGGGGAACGCAACTTGTCGGGACCGGCCCCGAGTTGACCCGTTATCATATGGAACTCCGGGGTGTCGGGATCGTCAACGTGCGGGATCTCTTCGGCGTCGCCGCGGTGCGGCTGTCCAAATATGTCGAGTATGTGGTTCGCCTCGACCCATGGCAGGCCGGAAAACGGTATGATCGGCTAGGCCTGGATGAACAATCGTACGAGGTGATGGGAATCAAATTGCCCCACGTCGAGATGCCGGTTGGACCGGGACGGAATCTGTCGGTCCTGATCGAAGTCGCGGCACGTAACCACCTGCTCAAGCGGAAGGGCTACAACCCCGCCCGTGAGTTGGCCCGGCGGCTTGGAGAGCGAGTCGGCCCCAACGCAAGGAAACGGATCGACGCGGAGGACCTGGACGCCGTCACGATACGCCCCGAGAATCCGAACGGAGAAGGCTAG
- the rapZ gene encoding RNase adapter RapZ produces MDRLVVITGLSGSGKTLAANCLEDLGFFCVDNLPVDLIPPFWQLMRRSGSRLGQAAIVVDARESAFLERYPTSLAHLEDHGIPIELIFFECSDDVLKRRFSESRRPHPMSSTGGTLEEAIAAERVALGPLRERAERIVDTSAFTSHELRAFLKRNYGGEEAGGMPQVTVLSFGFKYGAPTEADLLFDVRFLPNPYFDENLRHLDGRNPEVAAYVSSHEKTGQFASRLEEFLTFLVPHYAEEGKTYLTVAIGCTGGKHRSVAMSERIGAFLQGQDIPAVVHHRDVGKE; encoded by the coding sequence GTGGATCGTCTCGTAGTGATCACCGGTCTGTCGGGGTCCGGGAAGACGCTTGCGGCCAACTGTCTGGAAGATCTCGGGTTCTTCTGTGTGGACAATCTCCCGGTCGATCTGATCCCTCCATTCTGGCAGTTGATGCGACGGAGTGGATCTCGGCTCGGGCAAGCCGCCATCGTCGTCGACGCGCGGGAGAGCGCGTTCCTCGAGCGCTACCCCACGAGCCTGGCCCATCTAGAGGATCACGGAATCCCGATCGAGTTGATCTTCTTCGAGTGTTCAGACGATGTTCTCAAGCGCCGATTCAGTGAGAGTCGGCGACCGCATCCGATGTCCTCCACCGGTGGGACGCTCGAGGAAGCCATCGCCGCAGAGCGGGTCGCGTTGGGCCCTCTTCGAGAACGCGCCGAGAGAATTGTCGATACATCCGCCTTCACATCCCATGAACTACGGGCGTTCTTGAAGCGAAACTACGGGGGTGAAGAGGCCGGCGGGATGCCCCAGGTGACCGTCCTGTCCTTCGGCTTCAAATACGGCGCCCCCACCGAGGCCGATCTGCTGTTCGATGTGCGGTTCCTCCCCAATCCGTATTTCGACGAGAATCTTCGTCATCTCGATGGGCGTAACCCGGAAGTCGCCGCCTATGTATCCAGCCACGAGAAGACCGGCCAGTTTGCCAGTCGACTCGAGGAGTTCCTGACATTTCTTGTGCCGCACTACGCCGAGGAAGGGAAGACCTACCTGACGGTCGCCATCGGTTGCACCGGTGGAAAACATCGTTCCGTCGCGATGTCCGAGCGGATCGGTGCCTTCCTACAGGGACAGGATATTCCCGCCGTCGTCCATCATCGCGACGTGGGCAAGGAGTGA
- a CDS encoding PTS fructose transporter subunit IIA — protein sequence MSDITTGGQNARSIGLLVVTHGGLAEELVAAALKIVGDIDALAAVSIDWDDDAGEAARRIEVGIRAVERDHGVLVLTDMFGGTPTNLALSQHDGVEVEVVTGVNLPMVIKFASLRGSPALSEAAGRIADQGREAIQVASELLERDA from the coding sequence GTGAGCGACATTACGACAGGCGGGCAGAATGCACGATCGATCGGCCTGCTGGTTGTAACCCATGGTGGATTGGCGGAAGAACTGGTGGCTGCCGCCCTCAAGATCGTCGGAGACATCGACGCCCTCGCGGCGGTCTCGATCGACTGGGACGATGATGCCGGTGAAGCGGCGCGCCGGATCGAAGTGGGCATCCGGGCGGTCGAGCGAGATCACGGTGTCCTGGTCCTGACGGACATGTTCGGCGGAACCCCCACCAACCTGGCACTCTCCCAGCACGACGGCGTGGAGGTCGAGGTCGTGACGGGCGTCAATCTTCCGATGGTCATCAAGTTCGCAAGCCTGCGCGGCTCACCGGCGCTCAGCGAGGCGGCCGGTCGAATCGCCGATCAGGGGAGGGAGGCCATTCAGGTGGCGTCGGAACTCTTGGAGCGCGATGCGTGA
- a CDS encoding HPr family phosphocarrier protein: MRRIELVIQNRLGLHARAAAKFVHLANEFSASIGIEKGQTRVNGKSILGLLTLAAACGCPIVLTAEGDDEGAAADTLAALVNSRFGEDD, translated from the coding sequence GTGAGACGAATCGAACTCGTCATCCAGAACCGATTGGGACTGCACGCCCGCGCCGCAGCGAAATTTGTTCACCTGGCCAACGAGTTCTCGGCCTCCATCGGCATCGAGAAGGGTCAGACCCGGGTGAACGGGAAGTCGATTCTCGGTTTGCTGACCCTCGCGGCGGCTTGCGGCTGCCCCATCGTCCTCACCGCCGAGGGTGACGATGAGGGTGCGGCCGCGGATACACTGGCAGCTCTGGTGAACTCCCGCTTCGGGGAGGATGACTAG
- the ptsP gene encoding phosphoenolpyruvate--protein phosphotransferase: protein MAEQHVGQGVAPGVGVGKVWILHPESLPQSAIAVPAKQVATEIQSFSEARETARQQLLTLRQRVSREIGEHYATILDAQCAILDDPGLIAGTESRIREDSVGASWALRETVDGYARRFEAVDTDHLRERVGDLYDVHRRLQRILRGLPDAPRELPDGTWVVVARQLVPSDAVQLAGKGVVGLVSDLGGPTSHTAILAQALGVPAVVGLHDFSLRVRPAETIIVDGEGGEVWLEPGPDELTAARDREARWREQETEPMGGQDAPVVLTRDGVEVTVRANIEFLSQLETVKRAGATGVGLYRSEFLFISESPSIPDDRIHEDAYRELVRSCAPHPAVIRTFDLGGEKYLHDVLEDRGGNPVLGLRGVRLCLQRPDIFRPQLRGLLRAAGEGDLRILLPVVTFVDEIRRVRQLLDEEARKLREAGETIRDEIPLGVMIEVPAAALAAEQLAREADFFSIGSNDLIQYALAVDRGNEAVQYLYQPTHPGVIRLLESVVSAAARRGIPVSLCGEMAADPDLTGLLMGLGIRELSVRPQSLGCLRESLASVDVGRMSAFVAGLGSAADAEEVRRRLQAVGEPQEASEAVSVAPVGESPYQDY from the coding sequence ATGGCGGAGCAACATGTCGGTCAGGGCGTGGCGCCCGGCGTCGGCGTCGGGAAGGTCTGGATCCTGCACCCGGAGTCCCTGCCGCAATCCGCCATCGCCGTGCCCGCCAAACAGGTCGCCACCGAGATTCAGTCGTTCTCGGAGGCCCGCGAAACGGCCCGTCAACAGCTTCTCACGTTGCGGCAACGGGTATCGCGGGAGATTGGCGAGCACTACGCGACCATCCTCGACGCCCAGTGCGCGATTCTCGATGACCCGGGCCTGATCGCGGGAACGGAGTCACGGATCCGGGAGGACTCCGTCGGTGCGTCCTGGGCGCTACGCGAGACCGTCGACGGCTACGCTCGGCGCTTCGAGGCCGTTGACACCGACCACCTTCGCGAGCGGGTCGGCGATCTCTACGATGTCCACCGTCGCCTACAACGAATCCTGAGGGGACTGCCCGATGCCCCCCGCGAGCTTCCCGATGGGACCTGGGTCGTCGTTGCTCGCCAGCTGGTGCCATCGGATGCGGTGCAATTGGCGGGTAAGGGTGTCGTCGGCCTCGTCAGCGATCTTGGCGGGCCGACCAGCCACACCGCGATCCTCGCGCAGGCGTTGGGGGTTCCCGCGGTCGTCGGCCTCCACGACTTCAGCCTCCGAGTTCGCCCGGCCGAGACGATCATCGTTGACGGAGAGGGCGGGGAGGTCTGGCTGGAGCCGGGCCCCGACGAACTGACCGCGGCCCGTGATCGTGAAGCGCGTTGGCGGGAGCAAGAAACCGAGCCGATGGGTGGCCAGGACGCCCCGGTCGTTTTGACCCGCGACGGAGTGGAGGTGACCGTTCGGGCGAATATCGAATTTCTCTCCCAGCTCGAGACGGTGAAACGCGCCGGAGCCACGGGTGTCGGTCTCTATCGTTCGGAGTTCTTGTTCATCAGCGAGTCCCCGTCGATCCCCGACGATCGAATTCACGAGGACGCCTATCGCGAGCTCGTTCGAAGCTGTGCACCTCATCCTGCCGTGATTCGAACGTTCGATCTGGGCGGCGAAAAGTATCTACACGACGTCCTTGAGGATCGTGGCGGGAATCCTGTCCTCGGGTTGCGAGGCGTTCGACTCTGCCTCCAGCGGCCAGACATTTTTCGACCGCAACTCCGTGGTCTTCTTCGCGCGGCGGGCGAGGGCGATCTACGCATCCTCTTGCCGGTCGTCACGTTCGTCGACGAGATCCGTCGTGTGCGGCAACTCCTCGACGAAGAGGCGAGGAAGCTGCGTGAGGCGGGCGAGACGATTCGAGACGAGATTCCCCTCGGCGTCATGATCGAGGTTCCGGCGGCCGCGCTCGCGGCAGAACAACTCGCCCGTGAAGCCGATTTCTTCAGCATCGGATCGAACGATCTGATCCAGTATGCGCTGGCCGTCGATCGTGGGAACGAGGCCGTGCAGTATCTCTACCAACCGACTCACCCGGGTGTCATTCGGCTACTGGAGAGCGTGGTCTCCGCCGCGGCACGACGCGGGATCCCGGTATCGCTCTGCGGGGAGATGGCCGCCGATCCGGATCTGACCGGTCTGCTCATGGGGCTGGGAATTCGCGAGCTCTCCGTTCGACCTCAGAGCCTGGGCTGTCTCCGTGAGAGCCTGGCGTCCGTCGATGTCGGCAGGATGTCCGCGTTCGTCGCGGGGCTCGGAAGCGCGGCGGATGCCGAGGAGGTCCGTCGCCGATTACAGGCTGTCGGAGAGCCCCAGGAGGCCTCCGAGGCAGTTTCCGTTGCGCCCGTCGGAGAGTCACCGTATCAGGATTATTGA
- a CDS encoding cupin domain-containing protein, giving the protein MDRVDKPWGHEIRFICTDRYAGKLLFITAGSQLSLQYHEKKDEAFYVQDGTLELVLGQGDDERVERLTAGESRHIEPGTIHRFRAVTDCTLFEVSTPELYDVVRVEDDFGREGLKDAPGSIK; this is encoded by the coding sequence ATGGATCGGGTCGATAAGCCCTGGGGACACGAGATTCGTTTCATCTGCACGGATCGTTACGCGGGCAAGCTGCTCTTCATCACCGCTGGAAGTCAGCTGAGCCTTCAATACCACGAGAAGAAGGACGAGGCGTTCTACGTGCAGGATGGAACTCTGGAATTGGTCCTGGGCCAGGGCGACGACGAACGGGTCGAACGATTGACCGCCGGCGAGTCCCGCCACATCGAGCCCGGGACGATCCACCGATTCCGCGCCGTGACGGATTGCACCCTGTTCGAGGTCTCCACTCCCGAGCTGTACGATGTCGTACGGGTCGAGGACGACTTCGGCCGGGAAGGCCTGAAGGATGCTCCGGGCAGCATCAAATAG
- a CDS encoding MerR family transcriptional regulator, producing MTPIPDKQFFRINEVCQVTDTQPYVLRFWESEFPQLAPDRKGGGQSLYRRQDVALVMRIKQLLYDEEYTLDRARACIEEELSSRGGKKGKGKTVAGKKATPRAGKGSKTKQPVSQTSPTVVPAASRGNDRLDFGGEAGVARERYEDAIEEIAHLRLLVQEADAKLRKADGLRQASDRRAAHHQARSEKLFARFEQLLQILEKG from the coding sequence ATGACCCCGATACCGGACAAACAGTTCTTTCGCATCAATGAGGTGTGTCAGGTCACCGATACGCAGCCGTACGTCCTGCGATTCTGGGAAAGCGAGTTTCCGCAACTGGCACCCGATCGTAAAGGGGGCGGCCAGAGTCTCTATCGACGGCAGGACGTGGCGCTGGTGATGCGCATCAAGCAACTGCTCTATGACGAGGAGTACACCCTGGACCGCGCGCGTGCCTGTATCGAGGAAGAGCTTAGCTCCCGGGGTGGCAAGAAGGGCAAGGGCAAGACGGTCGCCGGCAAGAAGGCGACCCCCCGCGCCGGTAAGGGTTCCAAGACGAAGCAACCCGTGTCCCAGACATCCCCAACCGTGGTGCCGGCGGCTTCGCGCGGAAACGATCGACTGGACTTTGGCGGCGAGGCCGGAGTCGCCCGAGAGCGCTATGAAGACGCGATCGAGGAGATTGCCCATCTTCGTCTCCTGGTCCAGGAAGCGGATGCCAAACTCCGCAAGGCTGACGGCCTGCGGCAGGCCTCGGACCGGCGAGCGGCCCATCATCAAGCGCGCTCCGAGAAGTTGTTCGCCCGTTTCGAGCAACTCCTGCAGATCCTCGAAAAGGGTTAA
- the surE gene encoding 5'/3'-nucleotidase SurE: MSSAAALPRILLTNDDGISAPGLHALADAVAAFGEVVIVAPDRERSASSHALTLGRALAVQKLGNAQFRVDGTPTDCVHLAFSTLLTDRLPTLVLSGINRGLNVGDDVTYSGTVAGAMEATLLGVTALAISSDYQAGAEPDYEAAARIAAGLVPRLLTEGLPSRTLLNLNVPVGEVHGIRVTRQGGRQYRATAREDHGPFEYRKLWIDVADTKPTDEPDGDHRAIAEGFASLSPLTTNWTHDEALGSLAGWSGAVE; encoded by the coding sequence GTGAGTTCTGCCGCAGCGCTCCCACGAATCCTACTGACGAATGACGACGGAATTTCGGCGCCCGGTCTTCATGCGCTGGCCGACGCCGTCGCCGCCTTCGGCGAGGTCGTGATCGTCGCACCGGATCGTGAGCGGAGTGCATCGAGCCACGCTCTGACCCTCGGTCGAGCGCTCGCAGTCCAGAAGCTTGGCAACGCACAGTTCCGAGTCGACGGCACTCCCACCGATTGTGTGCATCTCGCGTTCTCGACGTTGTTGACAGACCGGTTGCCGACGCTGGTTCTTTCGGGCATCAACCGCGGGCTGAACGTCGGAGACGACGTGACCTATTCCGGAACCGTTGCGGGAGCGATGGAGGCGACGCTACTTGGCGTCACCGCTCTGGCGATCTCTTCCGACTATCAAGCGGGGGCGGAACCGGACTACGAGGCGGCGGCGAGGATCGCAGCCGGTCTCGTTCCGCGACTGCTGACCGAGGGCCTTCCATCGCGGACGTTGCTCAACCTGAATGTTCCGGTGGGGGAGGTCCACGGAATTCGTGTGACCCGCCAGGGCGGACGCCAGTACCGGGCAACGGCACGGGAGGACCATGGCCCGTTCGAGTATCGAAAACTGTGGATCGACGTGGCGGACACCAAGCCCACGGACGAGCCCGATGGGGATCATCGGGCCATCGCCGAGGGCTTCGCCTCCCTTTCACCTCTGACGACCAACTGGACCCATGACGAGGCGCTCGGTTCTCTCGCCGGTTGGTCGGGCGCGGTGGAGTAG
- a CDS encoding protein-L-isoaspartate(D-aspartate) O-methyltransferase: protein MSNPRESRGRGHLVQDLAKKGIRSRRVLDSIGQTPRERFVEEALAGKAYNDVSLPIGEAQTISQPWIVARMTELLEPDGSGGDVLEIGTGSGYQAAILSHLFSRVFTVERIAALSQRARRTLRELSIENVHFKIFDGTYGWGEFAPYRGILVTAASPSVPEPLLSQLADGGHLVVPVADPASSRQQILTRVTREGDRFIEEVHGGCRFVPLIGRYGYDK, encoded by the coding sequence GTGTCAAACCCGAGGGAGAGTCGCGGACGCGGGCACCTGGTTCAGGATCTGGCCAAGAAGGGGATCCGCAGTCGCCGCGTGCTGGACTCCATCGGCCAGACCCCCCGTGAGCGATTCGTCGAAGAGGCGTTGGCCGGCAAGGCGTACAACGACGTATCGCTTCCCATCGGGGAAGCACAGACCATCTCCCAACCCTGGATCGTCGCGCGGATGACGGAACTACTCGAACCCGACGGATCGGGTGGCGATGTCCTGGAGATCGGTACCGGGTCGGGCTATCAGGCCGCGATCCTGTCCCATCTGTTCTCCAGGGTGTTCACGGTCGAGCGCATCGCGGCCCTGTCGCAGAGGGCGCGACGGACCCTTCGCGAACTCTCAATCGAAAATGTTCACTTCAAGATCTTTGACGGAACGTATGGGTGGGGTGAGTTTGCCCCGTACCGCGGAATTCTGGTGACCGCCGCGTCGCCGTCCGTTCCTGAGCCCCTCCTGTCGCAGTTGGCCGACGGTGGCCATCTTGTGGTTCCCGTCGCCGATCCGGCGTCGTCGCGACAACAGATCCTGACACGCGTGACGCGTGAGGGAGATCGCTTCATCGAGGAGGTTCACGGGGGCTGTCGGTTTGTTCCGCTTATCGGTCGATATGGGTATGACAAATGA
- a CDS encoding DedA family protein, translating into MTASAPPRANFIRRLYDWVLKWAEHRHAQSALFIMAFAEASFFLVPPDVLLMAMSVARPLRAFRFAAIATVGSVTGGLAGYAIGWGLWGSLEPFAYEHLGLLGLTPSNFAHVQAMYADNAFVSLFVAGFTPIPFKVFTIAAGVFGIPLPVFVLASIIGRGSRFFLVGGLIRVLGPTVKPWLERHLGWLTVIFSILLIGGMLLLARL; encoded by the coding sequence ATGACCGCATCCGCGCCGCCACGCGCCAACTTCATTCGACGCCTCTATGACTGGGTCCTGAAGTGGGCCGAACATCGTCACGCTCAGTCGGCTCTCTTCATCATGGCGTTTGCCGAGGCATCGTTCTTCCTTGTTCCTCCGGACGTCCTACTGATGGCCATGTCGGTCGCGCGTCCTCTTCGCGCGTTCCGTTTCGCAGCGATCGCAACGGTGGGTTCCGTGACCGGAGGGCTTGCCGGCTACGCCATCGGATGGGGACTCTGGGGAAGCCTCGAACCCTTTGCGTACGAGCATCTAGGCCTGCTCGGTTTGACGCCCTCGAACTTCGCGCACGTTCAAGCGATGTATGCCGACAACGCTTTCGTCTCACTGTTCGTGGCCGGTTTTACGCCAATCCCATTTAAGGTATTCACGATCGCAGCCGGCGTCTTCGGCATCCCGCTTCCGGTGTTCGTGCTGGCATCGATCATCGGACGAGGCAGTCGCTTCTTCCTGGTCGGTGGACTGATCCGCGTTCTGGGTCCCACGGTGAAGCCGTGGCTCGAGCGTCACCTGGGATGGTTGACCGTGATCTTCAGCATCCTGTTGATCGGTGGCATGCTATTGCTGGCCCGGCTCTAG
- a CDS encoding RNA methyltransferase: MSPKPQQRNWLAELERAYTPRGRDASGRFVIEGWRLHERALRAGQEPVAVFIGAAARRDTDEARQALVARLEERGIPIVDLDESSLQRLVGARGQGELLGLMPIPPAPQIGELVQAGTVRLLVCSQLEDPGNAGALIRTALASGITGVVAVGGTDPFHPRAVRVSRGSVFRIPIVRVPEATEVLDLLQAHEIVSYGAVSRGGTPLPDVPVPTASWAVWMGSESQGLPRTLIERLEHRLSIPMGDAIDSYSVHAAAAIVLYALGSLQPRQGSV; this comes from the coding sequence ATGTCTCCCAAACCTCAGCAACGGAACTGGCTGGCGGAACTCGAGCGGGCCTACACGCCTCGGGGGCGCGATGCGTCGGGTCGGTTTGTCATCGAGGGTTGGCGTCTTCACGAGCGTGCACTCCGCGCAGGTCAAGAACCGGTTGCGGTATTCATCGGTGCAGCCGCAAGGCGTGACACCGACGAGGCTCGACAGGCTCTTGTTGCGAGACTCGAGGAACGGGGCATCCCGATCGTCGACCTTGACGAATCGTCCCTTCAGCGTCTGGTCGGGGCAAGGGGGCAGGGCGAACTGTTGGGGTTGATGCCGATTCCTCCGGCGCCACAGATCGGAGAGCTTGTGCAGGCCGGTACGGTTCGACTCCTCGTCTGCAGCCAGCTCGAGGATCCCGGAAACGCAGGCGCATTGATACGAACCGCGCTGGCCTCAGGTATCACCGGGGTCGTCGCGGTAGGTGGGACGGACCCGTTCCATCCACGAGCCGTCCGTGTCTCTCGCGGAAGCGTGTTTCGAATTCCGATCGTCCGCGTTCCCGAGGCGACCGAGGTCCTGGACCTTCTTCAGGCGCACGAGATCGTCTCGTACGGGGCCGTCTCACGGGGTGGCACGCCTCTGCCCGACGTTCCCGTGCCGACCGCGTCCTGGGCCGTCTGGATGGGGTCAGAGTCCCAGGGACTCCCCAGGACACTCATCGAGCGACTCGAGCATCGTCTCAGTATTCCGATGGGGGACGCCATCGACTCGTATTCCGTCCATGCCGCGGCGGCAATCGTGCTGTACGCGCTGGGTTCCTTGCAGCCCCGCCAAGGGAGTGTGTAG
- a CDS encoding adenine phosphoribosyltransferase — MLLTDLKKSIRRVDDFPKPGIRFYDLSTLFRDGKAFGVAIDKMVERYRDQPIDAIAGIEARGFVIAAALAHKLELGIIMVRKVGKLPHVTERETYSLEYGEAEIEIHRDAVEPGERVIIVDDVLATGGTASAAGRLVKTLGGRVDGYAFLAELDFLSGRGRLEPEPVFSLLRYDS; from the coding sequence ATGCTGCTGACCGATCTCAAGAAATCGATTCGTCGAGTGGACGATTTCCCGAAGCCGGGCATTCGGTTCTACGATCTCTCAACGCTCTTCAGAGACGGGAAGGCGTTCGGCGTCGCCATCGACAAGATGGTAGAGCGCTACCGTGACCAACCGATCGACGCCATCGCCGGCATCGAGGCCCGTGGGTTCGTGATCGCTGCGGCGCTGGCCCACAAACTGGAACTCGGAATCATCATGGTCCGAAAGGTCGGTAAGCTGCCGCATGTCACCGAGAGGGAGACCTACTCCCTGGAATACGGTGAGGCCGAGATCGAAATTCATCGGGATGCCGTCGAACCCGGTGAGCGTGTGATCATCGTCGATGATGTCCTGGCGACCGGTGGCACGGCGTCCGCCGCAGGACGCCTCGTCAAGACACTCGGTGGAAGAGTGGACGGATACGCGTTCCTCGCCGAATTGGATTTTCTTTCGGGGCGGGGGAGGCTGGAACCGGAGCCGGTCTTCAGCCTCTTGCGTTACGATTCATGA
- a CDS encoding tetratricopeptide repeat protein, with protein sequence MAKGLSRKELKQDEIKEAAFELGHWIEEHLKTLLIGVGAVVVVAALVGGGFWLKHRSLADARARVSVAIDTYGDLEQSGFVDGAALEALTADFKELSGSSAPGKMATYYQALALAEADRRDDAIALLEPLTASTVEPKTLMAAAVRFLGECYMRSGRDDEAVALLEKQLTADGSLAPELALLELARIARANGQIETATDYLKRIRDEYPETAAAQEASGLLGT encoded by the coding sequence ATGGCGAAAGGTCTTTCGAGAAAAGAGCTGAAGCAAGACGAGATCAAGGAAGCGGCGTTCGAGCTGGGACACTGGATCGAGGAGCACCTCAAGACGCTGTTGATCGGCGTCGGTGCGGTCGTCGTCGTCGCGGCACTGGTCGGAGGGGGATTCTGGCTCAAGCACCGAAGTCTTGCGGATGCCCGCGCGCGGGTCTCTGTTGCTATCGACACTTACGGCGACCTGGAACAATCCGGATTTGTCGATGGCGCTGCCCTGGAGGCGCTCACCGCGGATTTCAAGGAACTTTCGGGTTCCAGCGCTCCGGGTAAAATGGCGACCTACTATCAGGCCCTCGCCCTGGCTGAAGCGGATCGTCGGGACGACGCGATCGCGCTGCTCGAACCGCTCACGGCATCGACGGTCGAGCCAAAGACACTGATGGCCGCTGCGGTTCGTTTTCTGGGAGAGTGCTACATGCGCTCGGGCCGCGATGACGAGGCGGTGGCGCTGCTGGAGAAGCAACTGACGGCAGACGGATCCCTTGCTCCGGAGCTTGCGCTTCTTGAGTTGGCCCGTATCGCTCGAGCGAATGGCCAGATCGAAACGGCCACCGATTATCTCAAACGAATCCGGGACGAGTACCCCGAAACCGCCGCGGCGCAGGAAGCCAGCGGTCTCCTGGGTACGTAG
- a CDS encoding single-stranded DNA-binding protein, whose product MASINKVILIGNLGKDPEIRYTTGGTPVANFTMATTERWSDPSGEKKEKTEWHRIVVWAKQAEFVGEYLKKGRQVYIEGSLQTREWTDRDGNKRYTTEVRAQRVQALGARPDGARADVPAAAGAAPAAGSGDAPGYSEDDIPF is encoded by the coding sequence ATGGCAAGCATCAACAAAGTCATCCTGATCGGGAATCTTGGAAAGGATCCCGAGATCCGTTACACCACCGGAGGAACGCCGGTTGCCAACTTCACCATGGCCACGACGGAGCGTTGGTCGGATCCCTCGGGAGAGAAGAAGGAAAAGACCGAGTGGCATCGGATCGTGGTCTGGGCGAAGCAGGCCGAATTTGTCGGCGAATACCTCAAGAAGGGACGTCAGGTCTACATCGAAGGCTCCCTGCAGACGCGGGAGTGGACCGACCGTGACGGCAACAAGCGCTACACCACCGAAGTACGCGCGCAACGTGTGCAGGCCCTCGGCGCGCGCCCGGACGGCGCCAGGGCGGACGTGCCCGCTGCGGCCGGTGCGGCTCCCGCTGCAGGCTCGGGCGATGCGCCCGGCTACAGCGAAGACGATATTCCGTTCTAG
- the dtd gene encoding D-aminoacyl-tRNA deacylase — translation MKALIQRVRTASVRVAGATIAGIDHGILVLLGVEIGDDVADAVRLAERTVHLRIFPDDQGKMNNDLVGSGGQALVVSQFTLLADTRRGRRPSYTRAAAPGVAEALYERYARAIADLGVRVERGQFRAMMDVELVNDGPVTLMLESVGRGDEGRGA, via the coding sequence ATGAAAGCGTTGATCCAGCGGGTCCGAACGGCGAGCGTGCGGGTTGCCGGGGCGACGATCGCCGGCATCGACCACGGCATCCTCGTGCTCCTGGGCGTGGAAATCGGCGATGACGTGGCCGACGCCGTTCGATTGGCGGAACGGACCGTCCACCTGAGGATCTTCCCCGACGATCAGGGCAAGATGAACAACGATCTGGTCGGCTCCGGCGGACAGGCCCTGGTCGTGTCGCAGTTCACGTTGCTGGCTGATACCCGGCGGGGGCGTCGGCCGTCGTATACTCGGGCAGCCGCTCCCGGAGTTGCCGAGGCGTTGTACGAGCGTTACGCCCGGGCAATAGCGGATCTCGGAGTGCGGGTCGAACGCGGGCAGTTTCGTGCGATGATGGATGTAGAGTTGGTCAACGATGGACCGGTCACCTTGATGCTGGAGTCCGTCGGGAGAGGGGACGAGGGTCGTGGCGCGTAA